One genomic region from Stackebrandtia nassauensis DSM 44728 encodes:
- the lysX gene encoding bifunctional lysylphosphatidylglycerol synthetase/lysine--tRNA ligase LysX — MTTVNKSAPGGWRARIPTVLATLMALLTLIVALAAVASAFRDRTVKVREFVEMVLIPAPPNLAYAAFLAIFAAAVARRKRLAWWILVGYFSLTLVLLALLNTIVILAPAFVFADPASVEDTPGYVVPRLVLATFIAIVLLVLLLVGRSQFPARVGRGSLWKAIGVLAALMAMFVLIGWGLVSMFPGTVTHGDRFQYTFDKVVGGALRFEMTRSGVAPGWIDLLLGAFGAVALLAALFTLFKSQRLAAAMNAWDEVRLRVLLAAHGEDDSLGYFATRRDKAVIYAPGETAAVTYRTVTGVCLASGDPIGDPADWPKAIDAWLRQARGHGWVPAVLGASEAGATAYRQAGLRVREIGDEAILLPREYTLDGREMRPVRQAVARIERAGYTARIRRHGELSASEMAAAIKRADDWRDTKTERGFSMALSRFGDADDADNVLVEAIDGIGKVRAMLSFVPWGRRGLSLDLMRRERDADNGLMEFMVTSLCREAGRLGVDRISLNFAMFRAVFEEGARIGAGPILRWWRRLLTFFSRWWQLESLYRSNVKYRPHWAPRYLCYGERRALGRVGLAAAVAEGFLSADISRVSIGRAARAKPLPGLAEALAEAATTPTVDPRTRLPEQMRVRLDKLDRLRDAGVEPYPVGFERTLACGQVARDFPDLPPDANTGRFVAVAGRVMLLRHHGKLSFATIRDWTGDLQVMVVGDSDFRHTVDIGDHLGVEGEVVTSKRGELSVLSKKWTLTAKCLHPLPDKHLGLADPEAKVRQRHLDLIVSPQARTDLRARGAVIHSLRTGLHDDGYLEVETPILQAIHGGANARPFVTHINAYDMRLYLRIAPELYLKRLCVGGVEKVFELGRTFRNEGVSFKHNPEFTMLEAYQSYADYNTMRELTMRLVRQAAVAAFDTTVITRDDHEIDLAADWPVIPIHQAISTALGEHIDPGTPRDKLRQLCEAADIPLDPQWDEGAIVLEMYERLVEHATTAPTFYSDFPTSVSPLTRQHRTDPRLAERWDLVAFGTEIGTAYSELIDPVEQRRRLTEQSLLAAGGDPEAMELDEDFLAALEYAMPPTGGLGIGVDRLVMLLTGNGIRQTLPFPLVKPTVDQP, encoded by the coding sequence ATGACGACGGTGAACAAGTCCGCGCCGGGTGGTTGGCGCGCCCGCATACCCACGGTGCTGGCCACGCTGATGGCGCTGTTGACCCTGATCGTGGCGCTGGCCGCGGTCGCCAGCGCGTTCCGCGACCGCACCGTCAAGGTGCGCGAGTTCGTCGAGATGGTGCTGATCCCGGCGCCACCGAACCTCGCCTATGCGGCCTTCCTGGCGATCTTCGCCGCCGCTGTCGCCCGCCGCAAACGGCTGGCCTGGTGGATCCTGGTCGGCTACTTCTCGCTCACGCTGGTGCTGCTGGCGCTGCTGAACACGATCGTGATCCTGGCACCCGCGTTCGTGTTCGCCGACCCCGCTTCCGTTGAGGACACCCCCGGTTACGTGGTGCCCCGGCTGGTGCTGGCCACGTTCATCGCGATCGTCTTGCTGGTGCTGCTGCTGGTGGGCCGCTCGCAGTTCCCGGCCCGGGTGGGGCGCGGCAGCCTGTGGAAGGCGATCGGGGTGCTGGCCGCGCTGATGGCGATGTTCGTGCTCATCGGCTGGGGCCTGGTGTCGATGTTCCCCGGCACGGTCACACACGGCGACCGGTTCCAGTACACCTTCGACAAGGTCGTCGGTGGGGCGCTGCGGTTCGAGATGACCCGCAGCGGCGTGGCACCCGGCTGGATCGACCTGCTGCTGGGCGCGTTCGGCGCGGTGGCGCTGCTGGCGGCGCTGTTCACGCTGTTCAAGTCGCAGCGGCTGGCCGCCGCCATGAACGCCTGGGACGAGGTGCGGCTGCGGGTGCTGCTGGCCGCACACGGCGAGGACGACTCGCTGGGCTACTTCGCGACCCGGCGCGACAAGGCGGTGATCTACGCGCCCGGCGAGACCGCGGCGGTCACCTACCGCACCGTCACCGGCGTCTGTCTGGCCTCAGGCGACCCGATCGGCGACCCCGCCGACTGGCCGAAGGCCATCGATGCCTGGCTGCGGCAGGCGCGCGGCCACGGCTGGGTGCCCGCGGTGCTGGGCGCCAGCGAGGCGGGCGCCACCGCGTACCGGCAGGCGGGCCTGCGGGTGCGCGAGATCGGCGACGAGGCGATCCTGCTGCCCCGCGAGTACACACTAGACGGACGCGAGATGCGCCCGGTCCGGCAGGCGGTGGCGCGCATCGAACGGGCGGGCTACACCGCCCGGATCCGCCGCCACGGCGAACTGTCCGCATCGGAGATGGCCGCGGCGATCAAACGCGCCGACGACTGGCGCGACACCAAGACCGAACGCGGCTTCTCGATGGCGCTGTCCCGGTTCGGCGACGCCGACGACGCCGACAACGTGCTGGTCGAGGCCATCGACGGGATCGGCAAGGTGCGGGCCATGCTGTCCTTCGTGCCCTGGGGCCGCCGGGGCCTGTCGCTGGACCTGATGCGCCGGGAACGCGACGCCGACAACGGCCTGATGGAGTTCATGGTCACCTCGCTGTGCCGCGAGGCCGGACGCCTGGGCGTGGACCGGATCTCGCTCAACTTCGCCATGTTCCGCGCCGTCTTCGAGGAGGGCGCCCGCATCGGCGCCGGACCGATCCTGCGCTGGTGGCGGCGTCTGTTGACCTTCTTCTCCCGCTGGTGGCAACTGGAGTCGCTGTACCGCTCCAACGTCAAATACCGTCCCCATTGGGCACCCCGCTACCTGTGTTACGGCGAACGCCGGGCACTGGGCCGGGTCGGGCTGGCCGCCGCGGTCGCCGAGGGCTTCCTGTCGGCCGACATCTCCCGGGTCTCCATCGGACGGGCGGCCCGCGCCAAACCGCTGCCCGGCCTGGCCGAGGCACTCGCCGAAGCAGCCACCACCCCGACCGTCGACCCCAGAACCCGCCTGCCCGAACAGATGCGGGTCCGGCTGGACAAACTGGACCGACTGCGCGACGCCGGGGTCGAACCGTACCCGGTGGGCTTCGAACGGACCCTGGCCTGCGGCCAGGTCGCCCGCGACTTCCCGGACCTGCCGCCCGACGCCAACACCGGACGCTTCGTCGCGGTCGCCGGACGGGTGATGCTGCTGCGCCACCACGGGAAACTGTCCTTCGCGACCATAAGGGACTGGACCGGCGACCTCCAGGTCATGGTCGTCGGCGACTCTGACTTCCGCCACACCGTCGACATCGGCGACCACCTGGGCGTCGAAGGCGAGGTCGTCACCTCCAAACGCGGCGAACTGTCGGTGCTGTCGAAGAAGTGGACCCTGACCGCCAAGTGCCTGCACCCGTTGCCGGACAAGCACCTCGGCCTGGCCGACCCGGAGGCCAAGGTGCGGCAGCGTCACCTCGACCTCATCGTCAGCCCCCAGGCCCGCACCGACCTGCGAGCCCGCGGCGCCGTCATCCACTCACTGCGGACCGGCCTGCACGACGACGGGTACCTGGAGGTCGAGACCCCGATCCTGCAGGCGATCCACGGCGGGGCCAACGCCCGTCCGTTCGTCACCCACATCAACGCGTACGACATGCGGCTGTACCTGCGCATCGCGCCCGAGTTGTACCTCAAGCGACTGTGCGTCGGCGGCGTCGAGAAGGTCTTCGAACTCGGCCGGACGTTCCGCAACGAGGGCGTCTCGTTCAAGCACAACCCCGAGTTCACGATGCTGGAGGCGTACCAGTCCTACGCGGACTACAACACGATGCGCGAGCTCACGATGCGACTGGTCCGCCAAGCCGCCGTCGCGGCCTTCGATACCACGGTCATCACCCGCGACGACCACGAGATCGACCTGGCCGCCGACTGGCCCGTCATCCCGATCCACCAAGCCATCTCCACCGCCCTCGGCGAGCACATCGACCCGGGCACACCCCGCGACAAGCTCCGTCAGCTGTGCGAGGCGGCCGACATCCCCCTAGATCCACAATGGGACGAGGGCGCCATCGTCCTCGAGATGTACGAGCGCCTGGTAGAACACGCCACCACCGCCCCAACGTTCTACAGCGACTTCCCCACCTCGGTCTCCCCGCTCACCCGCCAACACCGCACCGACCCGCGCCTGGCGGAACGCTGGGACCTGGTCGCGTTCGGCACCGAGATCGGCACGGCCTACTCCGAACTGATCGACCCCGTCGAGCAGCGCCGCCGCCTCACCGAACAGTCGCTACTGGCAGCGGGCGGCGACCCGGAGGCAATGGAGCTCGACGAGGACTTCCTGGCCGCGCTCGAATACGCGATGCCCCCCACGGGCGGCCTCGGCATCGGCGTCGACCGGCTCGTCATGCTGCTGACCGGCAACGGCATCCGACAAACGCTGCCCTTCCCGCTGGTGAAACCCACAGTGGACCAGCCATGA